A segment of the Delphinus delphis chromosome 20, mDelDel1.2, whole genome shotgun sequence genome:
agaagaaagaacagaCTCAGAGGTTTGTCACTCTTCTAGTGTTAGTACAGCTACCAAGTGgctgagccagaatttgaacccaaaccATTGCACAGCTCCCAATATTGAGAGACAAGAGCTGTAACTTCCAAAACCTGGCTCCTCCTTTTGCTGTCTAGGTTAAAACATCAtaatttccccattttcctcAAGTTTCAACCCAGACTCACATTTGAGTTCTCCTCCTTTTCATCCCCGTACATAATCTTATTCATCATAATTTTATTCATCTGTTACTTCTACCTTTGCAGTATCTATTATTCCCGTTACCTCTTCATCCCACTGCCTTTGTCACCAATTATTTCTGTCATCCTCTTTCTCCCTGCAGTGTGAGCATCACATGGTCAGGGACGGTATCTTTCTTTATATCCCACGCAGCTGTCACATGGTAGAATTTCAGTCAATGTGTGCTGTCTTCCCAGCTGGAATGTCAGCTTGAGTGCAGAATCCTTTCCTGCCCTGATCACCATTGTGTCCCGACACACCCCGCATGGTCCTTAGCATGTAATTTACTAAGTGAACGAGCTGCGGAACAAAATCCATTCTGCTCTATAACTGGTATCAGCAGACCCAGGATCCAGGTAGCAGCAGGCTGAGTTCAGGCAAGTCCCAGTctccatttaaatatttattgaggggtgggggagggatggattgggagtttggggttagtagatgcaaactattatctatagaatggatggacaacaaggtcctactgtatagcacagggaactatattcaatgtcctgggataaaccataatagaaaagagtataaaaaagaatgtatatatgtgtataactgagtcactttgctatacagcagaaattaacacaacattgtaaatcaactatacttcaataataaaaaaaactttttttaataaatatttattgagcacctacattGTGCCAGGAGCAGACTGAAATCCCAGCCCTCAGAGAGCTCACGTTCTAGTGGGCGCAGAAAGAcagtaaacaagaaaaacaggTGGCAGTTTAGATGAGAAGTTTCATGGAGAAAAACGAAGCAGGAAAAGGGCTTTGGGAGTGCTGGCGGAGGGACTGGGAGCTTGAAGTGGGATAACCAGGGATGCTGTCACCGAGAAGGTGATGCCTGAATAGGGACCCAAAGGAGGTAGGGGGCCTGTGGACATCTGGGGAGAGGGAATGGCAgtgaaggccctgaggtgggcgTATGACTGGTCTATTTGAAAACCAGTACGAAGGCCAGAGAGGCTGAtgagaatgagaaagaggaagggtAAGTAGGAGATGAGGTCTCGGGAGGCCTCATAGTGTAAGGTCGTTTGGCCATCGAAAGGACGAAGGTTGTGAGTCAAGTGAAGGTTTTGGCCACAGAAGTGAcatgactttatatttttaaaacttcattgttttattttaagaaattaccacctccaccccaaccttcagcaaccaccatcCTGATCTGTCAGCAGCGTCAGCATGAAGGCAGGACCCTCCACCAGACAAAATATTATTACTCTCTGAAAGCTCAAacgatggttagcattttttaaaaatttatttatttaatttattttatttttggctgcgttgggtctttgttgctgtacgtgggcttttctctagttgcggcgagcgggggctactcttcgttgcagtgcatgggtttctcattgcggtggcttctcttgttgcagagcatgggctctaagcccgtgggcttcagtagttgtggctcacgggctctagaacgcaggctcagtagttgtggcgcacgggtttagttgctccgcggcatgtgggatcttcccggaccagggctcgaacccgtgttcactgcattggcaggcggattcttaaccactgcgccaccatggaagcctggttagcattttttaacaatcaagtattttttaatttaaaaaaaaaaagagagagaccactGTGGCTGCTTTGTAGGAAATAGACTTGCAGGCAGGACTGGAATAGAAtcagagagaccagttaggaggctactggAGTATTTCAGGCAGGGAAGATGGTGGTTTGGATGGTGACAGCAAGAAGAATTGGTCTGAGTCTGACTATACTTTGAAGATTCTTGCTGCTGATTGGATGTGGagtatgaaaaagagagaaatcaaggatTGCTCCAGAATATATCGCCTGCTTATTTGAAAGGGATTTGAAAGGGGAGGGGGACCTCTAGAGGCCAATCTGGAATTTGGTTTGGGGGCATGTTTGAGACACCTTTTGGACACCCGAGTGGAGCCGTCAGGTTGGCATTGAGTCATCAGCATATGGATGCGCTTTGAAGTCATGAAGTCGAATGTGTTCACCAAGAGAGTGATGAGTCGAGATAGAGAAGAACTTCCTGGACTGAATCTTGAGGCAGCCCTAACTCTTGGAGGTCAGGGACATGAGGAGGAACCACAAGGAGATTCTGTACAAACTAGAAGCCCCTGGAAACCTTGGAAATCAGCAAAGAGTATCTTAGCACGTGCTGCTTAAAGGGTGGTCCCTGGGGCAGctgtatcagcatcacctggaaacttgttagaaatacagatccCTGGGCTCCACTGCAGAGCCCTTGCATCAGAATCTTTGGAGGTGGCATCCAGCAGTCTGTTTTAGCAATCTCttgtggtgatttttaaaaactctaaagtTTGCAAAGCACAGTCCTGGAGGATCCTAAGGAGTTGAGTTTGAAAGGCATTGTTGTGGAGGACTCGTTACAGACCTGCCCTCTGCTTTCCTTTGCCCTTTATCCTCCATACAGGAGGTCAGCAGGTGAACCAGTCTTCCACATTTGCTTTGGAGAGAGCGATCCTAGTGCAGGGCAGGGCACACATGGTGTGAGACAGGTGCCTGGCAGAGCAGGCTGTGTGAAGGTCCAGGACAGGTGGTTAGAGGAAAGGTGGACACCTGAGCTCCTGAAGCGCCACAGGCCAGGGAGCATCTTAGAGTGGACATCCCAAGCAGGTGTATCTGTCTGAATTTGCCCTGTGGCTTGGATCTAAGGGAAAAACAGGTAAGGGAAGGCGGAAGCTCCCGGTCAGTGTCTTTGCATTACTTACTCTCTAGCTCCAGGCTGATTTCAAGAGTTCTGTTCTTCTGGGTGCATCACAACCTGTTGATGGGATCTGCTAAGTGCATCCGAGGGGCCACACCTGTCCAAGATAGTGAAgataaataaaggaagaagacTGGAGTCCATCAGTGATTTAGAGATGTTAACAAGGCAGGCTGTGTGAAAGGTGCTaagccagcatttttttttttttttccggtgtgggcctctcactgttgtggcctctcccgttgcggagcacaggctccggacgcgcaggctcagcggccacggcccacgggcccagctgctccgcggcacgtgggatcctcctggaccggggcacgaacccgtgttccctgtatctgcaggcggactctcaaccactgcgccaccagggaagccctaagccagCATTGTAAACATAGTGTGGCTGGGTCCCAGAGTGGTTCATCCTATCTGGTGCTGGCAGGAGAAGGCTTCATTAGAAAAGGAGTTCTTGAACTCGAGTCCATGGTGTAATGCAGCAGGTCCATGAACTTGAGTGGGAAAAAATGTATACTGGTCAAACTGAAAATCAGCATTTCCTTCCATTATGAATGTAGGCAGCAAACCGCAATAGTATTAGCAGAACCTGTGACTCTGTTATCCATGTAAatcatagatattctttttttaattatttatttgtttttggctgcgttgggtctttgtggctacacatgggctttctctttctctagttgtggcaagtgtgggctgctcttcgttgcggtgcacgggcttctcattgcggtggcttctcttgttgtggagcacaggctctgggcacgtgggcttcagtagttgagccacgtgggctcagtagttgtggctcacggactttagagcgcaggcttggttgtggtgcatgggcttagttgctccgcagcatgtgggatcttcctggaccagggatcaaacccatgtcccctgcattgacaggaagattcttaaccactgcgccaccagggaagtcccataaatcaTAGATATTCTTATAATACAGTTGGTGTAGATGTTTCAAAATATTGCTTTTGCTCATTACTATTTTGAAATTACAGTAGTTGATTCATTCTTGATAATTAATAATGAAGCACACACttgatgttttaatatttttgaaggtTGTCTTTAAGTGTAATTAGCTTTTAAAATCatcctgtgttttattttatgcatttaaaacattattctgaacAGAAGTCCATAAATATCACCCAACTGTCAAAGGAGGTCATGGAACAGGAGAGGTTACAAACTCTGATTTAGAAGACATTTGCTCACCCAtatcctgatttttatttttattttttaaaatttattttattgaagaatagttgatttacagtgttgtgttaattcctgctatacagcaaagcaaTTCGGTTACACATTCatatacactctttttcatattcttttctttttttaatatttatttatttatttatttggttgtgccgggtcttagttgcgacaggcgggctccttagttgcggcacgtgggctccttagttgcgacaCTCAagctccttaattgtggcatgcgaactcttagttgcaacatgcatgtgagatctagttccctggccagggattgaacccaggccccctacattgggagcacagagtcttaaccactgtgccactagggaagtccctcacattctttttcattatggtttatcacaggatataggtcctgtgatatacagtatgaccttgttgtttatccattctatatgtaatagtttgcatctgctaatcccaaactcccactccatccctccccgccccctccaccagcaaccacaaatctgttctctatgtctgtgagtctgtttctgtttcgtagataagttcatttgtgttgtattttagattccacatataagtgatatcatatggtatttgtctttctctggctgacttatttcacttcgtatgataatctgtaggtccattgatgttgctgcaactggcattatttcattctttttttatggctgagtagcattccattgtcaTATCCTGATTTTTAgaatccttgagggcagggatgtggagtttttatttttgcaatcCCCAGACTGGTGCGTTAGTGAAGCTTTTGCACTCCAGGTTTTACTTCACAGGGCACAGATCCTGTATGTTGGTGGGATCTGTACCCTTCTGTAAGGCCCTGTGTCTCACTGCAAGATTTCTGCTGCTGGGCCCTCCCTGCAGACACTCCTCTGACTGTACAGCCATCTGCGACATTCATGGCTCTCTGGACTGTGAGTTCCCCCAGAGCAGGGACTGTGCATTTAGCCGTTCAGTACATATCCTCTGAATGAATGGCATCCAGAGGGTGTGAACTTTGGGGCCAGAAGAAAGAACTCAGATAAAGTCAAGTTCCTTCTCGAGCCCACAGGTCTCTGGAACGTGGAAACCAAGACGCAGGCTCTGGAGAGTGGAGGTGGAGGTAGGTACTTGGGAGCCCAGGTATCCATCCAAAGCTCTGCATCAGAGCTTGGACAGTCTCAAGAATGAAGAACCACTGGATCTTCTGCTTCTCCAGTTCAGGAAgatcagagaataaataaaactgctgggcttccctggtggcacagtggttgagagtctgcctgctagtgcaggggacacgggtttgagccctggtctgggaggatcccacacaccgccgagcaactgggcccatgagccacaaccactgagcctgcgcgtctggaacctgtgctccgcaacaagagaggccgcgatagtgagaggcccgcgcaccgcgatgaagagtggcccccgctcgccgcaactagagaaagccctcgcacggaaacgaagacccaacacagcaaaaaaaaaaaaaaaaagaaaagaaaagattaattaataaactcctacccccaacagctttaaaaaaaaaataaataaataaaataaacaaataaatctggtttaaaaataaataaaataaaactgctgaTGCTCCAGAAACCTAGGAGGGGTGACCACGGAGACTTTTTCCTCCTCAAGGCGGGAGGAAAGAGTTGAGAGCTTATGAAGGGTGGGGGAGAATCTAAGTCGGGTGTGGAGAGAGGAAATGTGAGGTGGATGAAGAGCTGCGTCCAGTGAAAAGAAACCAGTCTGTAAGGGGGCAGACATTCCTGAGGTCCAGGTGGGTAGTCAGAGCGCCCAGGCAGGCCCCACCTTTCTCAATGCTTCCCTCTTCTCCTGCAGCTCTGCGTTCTCAAGCCGCAGCCCTTTCCCAGGATGGGGAAGACAAAACCAAGCTTCAGGTGGGTcgagttctcttttctctccagaaATAACAATGTAAGGCATCAGAGAGTAAACATACGTCCCTCCCTtggtaaaaggaaaaagagggggaaaaaacattTTAGGTGAGCACATTACATTACTCAGTGCATTTATGCCCAAAATAGCTGTGCGAGAGAGGTGGTATGATTCtgctttagagatgaagaaatgagTGGTGAATCCTGGACTTGAGCCCAGGTCTGTAGGGCTCTGTAATGTGCCTGTTTGCTCTACATGCGGCCTGTCAATAATGGTTTCATCTCAGGGCCCTGAGCCCACATTATGTAGAGAGGTGACTCCAAATAATGAATCCTCCTTTTCTGCCCAGGTTTTTCTCCTCAGTGGCACATTTCTTCTCATTCATTTCCAGATGCTGTATTCTCCACGTAATACACGCTACCAAAACTTATACCATGAACAAAGTTAAAAGACAGCATATTGGGTGAAAAAAGCTTCATGcacaacaaaattttaatatccttattttaaaaacaggagcTGGGAATAAAGACCTGAGCCTTCGTGttcaggaagggagaaaagaggaaaaacaaatgaccaataatcatatgaaaagatgatcagcCTCTAGTAATCAAAGTGATGCAGATTGAAACAAGATGTGATTCTTTTCCTAGCAGGTGACCAAAGATTTGAAAGATCGGTGTTCACTGTTAGCTAACATATGGAGAAATGGGTACATCCACACAACTGCAGGGGCATTTCAGCCCTTGTAGAAGTTCTGCAAACCTCTGCTCCAGTATTTCCCACTCCAAGAATTCTAAGTCAGAGCAAGTGTTCAAAGAATGATCatcacagcattgtttataacagtgaaaaaaaaaaagatggtggcgTGGACTCCATGTCCATCCACTGGATTGGTGTTGGATCAATGGATTATTGTGGTTTCATTCGTCCTCTTGTCTCGACCCTGTGCTGCTATCAAGTGAGATAAAGTGGGTGAAAATATTAGGACATGGAAATATGTGCGtgcgtgctctctctctctctctcattataTGTACACGTGTATATTGTAACTTATCTTTAAATTGGGGGAAAAGAAGTCAAAGTGAATGCAGAATTTTAAGTACTTTTTTCCATAcatgatattattttataaagccTTCTCTAGTGAAAAgagattatagaaaaaaattttgcaggaattccctggcggtccagtggttaggacttggtgctttcactgccgtggccccgggttcagtccctggtcagggaactaagagggTTTGGAGCAAGAAGACCACAACTTAATGACTGGCACAAAAGCTTCCAACATGGCTCTTCTTCCAGGGGTCACTTGTGCAGATGATGAATGTGGCATGTGCTTGAAGTTTTAGGAAACTGTGACCGTCAAGGACGTGGCTGTGGTCTTCACCGCGGAAGAGCTGGCGCTATTGGACTCCACCCAGATAAACCTGTACCAAGACGTGATGCTGGAGAACTTCAGGAACCTGGTCTCTGTGGGTGAGGACAGCGACCTCCCTGTAAGTAAGCATCAAACCACTGGTCCTATTTTCTCAAGTGGTCAGCTTCAAACCAGATAGAATATTCCAGTTGGAGCACAAAGGGAAACTTTGGCCACCAGAGAGAAATCTCCTAAGAGATGCACGTGCAGGTGGGAACCTGCAGTTCATGAGTTTTAGCAGATAACTGTGAGCCGGTGGTCCCCTGTAAGGTGTTGGTGAGGGAGCCCTTGTCAACGCTGCGCCCCCTGCCCTGTGGGCATCTGATGCAGTTGGCCAGCCTACCCTGACCTCCTCACACGTTTAGGCTCTCATTCTCTCCTCATATTTCTCAGAGTGAGATTGAGAAAATTCACACATTACCAAGACCTTGGTCCCTTGGTTGCCTCTAGAGCGAAACCAATGTTTTGGACAAACTAGTGTTAAAGGAACCAAATTAGGATCTGGTTGGTGGTCAGTGCAATATAAGTGTCTGCTGATTTGCTTCCGTGCTGATCAATATCTAACCTAATTTCAATTTCTCAGAGCCCCATATACAGATATGTATTACCTCAGTTTAGTTTATGAGATAGTTGCTATCATTGGCCCCCTTTTACAGAGGAaacaactgaggcacagagtgggtaagtaacttgtccagggcCACCCAGCTTGTCAGAGGAACTAGGATTTGAACGTTCCCAATCTGGCTGTAGACCCTGTGCTTGTAATAACCAGGTGACACTAAGTACCACTATGTCCATAGATTATAAACAGGGCTCCTTGGGCTAACTCTGCAGGATGCAACCCCATTGGTGAGTCCTGAAATCAAGTGACCATGTCGTAACTAGcagtttttgaaaagcaaaatagaTAAATGGACTAGAACACAAAAGGATTTATCAGAGTACATTGCACCTGGTAAGGTAAATCTCAGCTGATAAAACTATTTTAGTTTATGGTATGTGTCTACGTGTAGGTACTGGGTCACAGCGTAAATGCTTTTCTTACTATGGGTACAGTCAAAACCGGTGGAAAACTGCTGCTTTAAAcctgtttcccttttctctgacaCCACCTTATGAACCAGAGTCACTGTCAATAAAATGACTCAGAAAATTACCTTGAACCAGAAGCAGTGTCCAGACGGTTTTAACCGTGGTTTTTGTGACATTTTGAAGCCTATTTTTGGGTGCCAAGGGTGTGACCATCCTCTTCTGCCTCAAACCCCTGTTTCTTATGTCCCTTTAGTACAGTCTTGTGTCCCTGGGTGCCAGGCCATTGACAGTTTCATGCTGCCAATTCTCATAGCCATGGCTGTTTGAGATTCTGCAGTAACCTCAAAGGGGAGAAGTTAAGGAATTGGATGGCAGGATCTTGGTGGACTTTGTCTCTTCATGAAGCCAGGGAACCTCAGGAAAGATAAAAAGGATGTCTCGTATTTCACAATGTTATCCCCGTTTCAATCCCCACTGCAGCTGTAGGCCCACCCTGTACAGTTGTGAAGGTTGTACACAAACATACATGATAGTTCTATCCCATATAACAATGATGTAAGGGAAGGGACATCGTAAGAGATAGGACTTGTTACTTGTTTCTGCAACCTTTTACAGGATCCTGGAAGGTCCCTGTGATCGTTTGTGCCTCTCACCATGTCCAGAACTCCATTATTATGCATATTACATGAATCATATGGGAGCCTTCCCCATGCCTTCTGTAGCAAAATGATTAAAGGCTTTTTATCAACTACTCTTATAGCCGAGAGGtgaatttcttcctttataaactatttccaagatttcttttcatttccctgcAATACCTGGTTTTTAATTAGCAGCTCACCGATTAGAATTACTGGGTTTCTAATTGTTTCCTATATGACTAGGAGCCAGTGGCAACTTCTCATCCCATCCTACTTCATTTCCTCAAAGCCTTTGGATAGATGATCTCCTTGTTCACTTAGCCAAATTCTCTTTCTCCTCATAGGAGACAGGATTAAAAACAACATTTCGAACCTTCAGGAAAAAGGGTTGAGTTACCTCTCACCAGAAGCGCTCTACTTTTGGCAGATTTGGAAACGAAGGATCAGTGAATTGAGTGTGAGTCAGGGTTATGTCATGCATCTTCAAGGAGATTGTCCCCAATATTTAGAAGGAGATGTTTCCCTCTGTGAAGAGTGGGCAGAAGTGTCTGAAAATGAAAGGTATGTAATAAATGCcattaatttagaaaaccaagacATCACAGCTCGGAAAGGCCTGGCACAGGTCCTTACCCCAGAATCTTGGAAGAAAGCCAACATAATGATTGAGCCTGAGAATTCTCAGGGAAGGTACACAAGAGAATTCATATGGAAGAGAAATTGGATGGATGTGCTCAGTGTGATGGCATCTTCTTTCAGACCTCACGTGATTGTAATGATTTCCAAGAATGTAAAGGAGAGGAACCTTACAGATACACCGGCTGTGGGAAACATTTGGTTATGAAGTCAGCAGTCAAACACAGTCACGTGGTCTATGCAGTGCGGCAACCTTTCAGGTGTAATAACTATAGAATGGGTTTCATAGATGATGCAAATGCTCCTGTTCATCACAGCGCTCACACAGGAGAAAAATCTTGTAAATATGACCAGTGTGGAAAGGACTTTAGTCAGAGCTCAGGACTTACTGTTCACTATAACACCCACTCAGGGGAGAAAACTTGTGAGGGTCAGGAGTGGGCTAAGGGCTGCAAACAGAGCTCAGACCTTCCCAGGAATCAGAAAGGCCCCTTGGGAGACAAACCCTACAAAGGCATTGAATGTGGCAAAGCGCAGTTCTTCTCTTCACAACCGTCACCGAGTCCACACGGGGGAGATGCCCTACACGTGTGACATGTGTGGGAAGGGGTTCGGATTCAGGTCGCTTCTGTGTATCCAGCAGGGCGTCCACACAGGGGAAAGGCCCTATAATATGCACAGAGTGTGGGCAGGGCTTCGATCAGAGCTCCAGACTTCTTGTCCATCAGAGggtccacactggagagaaactaCAAATGCAACCAGTGCAGCAAATGCTTCGGCTCCAGCTCCGTCCTCCAAGTCCACTGGAGGCTGCACGTGGGGGAGAAGCCTTATAGGTGTGGCAAGTGTGGAAAGGGCTTCAGCCAAAGCACACGCCTGCACATTCACCAGAGGTCCACACAGGGGAGAAACCCTACAAATGCGACGTGTGCAGGAAGGCTTTCTCCTACAGCTCGTTTCTGCACACTCACCGGAGAGTTCACACGGGAGAAAAGCCTTACATGTGCCAAGTGTGC
Coding sequences within it:
- the ZNF285 gene encoding LOW QUALITY PROTEIN: zinc finger protein 285 (The sequence of the model RefSeq protein was modified relative to this genomic sequence to represent the inferred CDS: inserted 5 bases in 3 codons; deleted 3 bases in 2 codons), with the protein product MLENFRNLVSVGEDSDLPVRDRIKNNISNLQEKGLSYLSPEALYFWQIWKRRISELSVSQGYVMHLQGDCPQYLEGDVSLCEEWAEVSENERYVINAINLENQDITARKGLAQVLTPESWKKANIMIEPENSQGRYKRIHMEEKLDGCAQCDGIFFQTSRDCNDFQECKGEEPYRYTGCGKHLVMKSAVKHSHVVYAVRQPFRCNNYRMGFIDDANAPVHHSAHTGEKSCKYDQCGKDFSQSSGLTVHYNTHSGEKTCEGQEWAKGCKQSSDLPRNQKGPLGDKPYKGIECGKXRSSSLHNRHRVHTGEMPYTCDMCGKGFGFRSLLCIQQGVHTGERPYNCTECGQGFDQSSRLLVHQRVHTGEKXYKCNQCSKCFGSSSVLQVHWRLHVGEKPYRCGKCGKGFSQSTRLHIHQRXHTGEKPYKCDVCRKAFSYSSFLHTHRRVHTGEKPYMCQVCGKDFSYSSYFHLHQRDHTREKPHACDECGKVFIRNSDLHVHLRVRTGERPCKCKECGKGFGRNS